From the genome of Pseudomonas mohnii:
TGGAGCTGTTCTGGTACGGCTGCCCGCATTGCTACGCCTTCGAGCCAGTGATCAATCCGTGGGTCGAAAAACTGCCGTCCGACGTGAATTTCGTACGTATCCCGGCCATGTTCGGTGGCCCATGGGACGCCCACGGCCAAATGTTCCTGACCCTTGAAGCCATGGGCGTCGAGCACAAGGTGCACGCTGCGGTGTTCAATGCCATCCAGAAAGAACACAAAAAGCTGACCGACAAGAATGACATGGCGGACTTCCTGGCCACCCAGGGCGTAGACAAGGATAAGTTCCTGGCCACCTTCGACTCCTTCGCCATCAAGGGCAAGATCGTCCAGGCCCGCGAACTGGCCAAGAAATATGAAATCACCGGCGTGCCAACCCTGATCGTCAACGGCAAGTATCGCTTTGACGTGGGTTCTGCCGGTGGTGCCGAACAGGCTCTGCAACTGGCCGACAAACTGGTCGACAAAGAGCGAGCCGCCAATAAGGCTGCTGCCAACTAAGCGCGGTACTGAGCATGCGCCGCTGGGGAACCGAACGCGTCGTTGGCCTGCATGATCCGCAGGTCAACGAACACCATCTGGAGTCTACGGGCTTGCCGGCGGACAGCCGTCTGCGCTTGCTCAGCTTCAACATTCAGGTCGGCATCAGCACCGAGCGCTATCGGCACTACCTGACCCGAGGCTGGCAACATCTGTTGCCGCACCCCGGGCGTGCCGACAATCTGCAGAAAATCGGCAATCTGCTCGGCGACTTCGACCTGGTCGCCTTGCAGGAAGCCGATGGCGGCAGCCTGCGTTCAGGCTACATCAATCAAGTCGAACACTTGGCCCACCTCGGCGCCTTCCCCTACTGGTATCAACAACTCAATCGAAATCTCGGGCGTCTCGCTCAGCACAGCAACGGCGTGCTGAGCCGCCT
Proteins encoded in this window:
- the dsbA gene encoding thiol:disulfide interchange protein DsbA, whose product is MRNLIISAALVAASLFGMTAQAAEAPAAPYVELTNPVPVAVPGKIEVVELFWYGCPHCYAFEPVINPWVEKLPSDVNFVRIPAMFGGPWDAHGQMFLTLEAMGVEHKVHAAVFNAIQKEHKKLTDKNDMADFLATQGVDKDKFLATFDSFAIKGKIVQARELAKKYEITGVPTLIVNGKYRFDVGSAGGAEQALQLADKLVDKERAANKAAAN